The Myxococcus virescens DNA segment TGGTCGGCATCTCCGCGCCGGACGCGTTCGGCCTCGGCACGCCAGAGCTGGGCGCCCGCTACGCGCTGCTGCGGCGCGAGGACGGCGCCCCCGTCTTCCTCAGCCTGGGCCTGGACGTGGGCACGCCCGGTGGCACCGCGGATGCCTTTGGCCGGCAACAGGGCTGGGCGGGCCTCCAGGTCGCGCCCCGGGTCGCGGTGAGCCGGGAGCTGGGCCCCGTCGTGCTCGGCGCCAGCGCGGGCGTGCGCATCCGCTCCACGGAGAACGAACCCGGACGCGACTTCGGCACCGAGTTGGAGCAAGGCGTCGTCGTGTCCACGCGCGGCAAGGGCCTGCGCGGCGAAATCGCGCTGCAAGCCGCGGAGTCACTGGTGGAGCCGGACCTCGCGCTGGAGCTGTTGGGCGGCGTGCGGCTGCCCGTGGGCGGCGGCTTCGAGGCCTTCGCCATCGCCGGACATGGCTTCACGGACATCCCGGGCACGCCGTCCATCCGCGCGGCCGCGGGCATCGCCTGGGCCCATCAGCCGCCCGCCCGGGAAGACGTGTGCCGGAGCGGCCGGAGTCACACGCCGGAGCAGTGCCCCGCGCTGGATGACGACGGCGACACGGTTCCCAACGGACAGGACCGCTGCCCGCTCGAAGCCGGCCCGCCAGAGAACGACGGCTGCCCGGACACCGACGCGGATGGCGACGGCGTCGTGGACCGCGAGGACGCATGCCCGAACGAGGCGGGCGTCGCCGCCCACCGTGGCTGCCCTGAACCCAAGCAGGAGCCCACGCCACCGCCGCCCGCTCCCGAGCCCGCGCCCCAGGCGCCTGCTCCCGAGCCCCAGGCGCCCACCACCGAAGCGCCGGCGCGGCTGCCGACCGAGCACCACGTTCAGTTCCCGGTGGGTCAGTCGACGCTCTCCGACTCGGAGCGTCGGAACCTGGATGCCATCGCGGACTACCTGAAGGCCAACCCGGGCGTGTCCCTGCGCATCGAAGGACACACGGACAACACCGGCCCCGAGGAGCTCAATCGCACACTGAGCCAGGACCGCGCGGACGCAGTGCGGCAATATCTCATCCAGCAAGGTGTTGAGAGCTCGC contains these protein-coding regions:
- a CDS encoding OmpA family protein, with translation MRTQARSWALAALISSIAPNALAQSTTGALVPIDLERLRFTPAATDSMLVDTGHVLPQGAYRLMLMAGYERGILLLKGSDGQERSILDYRVSGWLAGAWSPTDRLELSARLPVIIHQGGKGADTLVGISAPDAFGLGTPELGARYALLRREDGAPVFLSLGLDVGTPGGTADAFGRQQGWAGLQVAPRVAVSRELGPVVLGASAGVRIRSTENEPGRDFGTELEQGVVVSTRGKGLRGEIALQAAESLVEPDLALELLGGVRLPVGGGFEAFAIAGHGFTDIPGTPSIRAAAGIAWAHQPPAREDVCRSGRSHTPEQCPALDDDGDTVPNGQDRCPLEAGPPENDGCPDTDADGDGVVDREDACPNEAGVAAHRGCPEPKQEPTPPPPAPEPAPQAPAPEPQAPTTEAPARLPTEHHVQFPVGQSTLSDSERRNLDAIADYLKANPGVSLRIEGHTDNTGPEELNRTLSQDRADAVRQYLIQQGVESSRLTAKGYGPAQPIASNDTPEGRSANRRVEFITSTAGE